TGGTACGACACAACGGGCGGAACGATACAAGCCCACGGGGGAAGCATTATCAAAGTCGGCTCCACCTATTACTGGATTGGCGAAGATAAGCTGAACAATTCGGCCAACTTCTCGCATGTCGTCTGCTACTCCTCTACCGACCTGAAGAATTGGGCTTGGGTCAGCTATCCGCTCAAGACCACTTCCGCCTCCGAGCTTGCCTCAAGCAAAATCGAGCGTCCAAAGGTCATCTACAACTCTTCGACCGGCAAATACGTCATGTGGATGCATTACGAAAACGGCACGGATTACAGTCTTGGAAGAGTAGCCGTTGCTTCAAGCTCTTCCGTCTGCGGAGACTATACATACCACGGCAGCTTCCGTCCGTTGAACTACGAATCGCGCGATCTCACCGTCTTCAAGGATGATGACGGAACGGCCTACCTCGTCTCTGCCTCCAACAAGAACGGCGGCGCCAACGATACCATGGCCATCTTCCAGCTCAGCTCCGACTACCTGAGCGTTGCTTCCTTTAAGACCTGGTATTCGGACAACGGTTACCGGGAAGCTCCGGCAGTTGTGAAACAGGGAGGAAAATATTTTCTCATTACCTCTCAGGCTTCCGGCTGGTATCCGAATCAGGGCGGTTATTCCACGGCTACTTCAATGGCCGGTCCTTGGACGGCTGTTCAGCCGCTTGGCAATCCTTCAACCTTTGCATCGCAATCTACTTTTGTCCTGCCGATTCAAGGAACCTCCACGACCTCCTATCTGTACATGGCGGACCGTTGGAATTCCAGTACGCTAGGGGACTCCCGGTATATCTGGCTTCCTTTAACGCTAAACGGCTCAAGCGGTACGGCTTCTCTGGAATGGTACAGCAGCTGGAATCTGGATGCCTCAACCGGCTCCGTTACCTCCCCCTCTACGCTGACGAATCTGTCGCAGGGCAAGACGGCAACCGCCAGCTCGTCGGCTTCCGGCTATGCGCCTGGCAGCGCCAATGACGGAAATTACCAGACCAGCTGGAAGGCATCCGCCGTTACCTGGCCGTCCTGGTGGCAGGTTGATCTAGGCTCCTCCAAGAACGTCAAGGAAATCGATATTTCCTGGTACATGGTGAAGGGCTCCGAGGGTTATCACCAATACAAAATCGAGTACAGCACTAACGGTACCAGCTATACGACAATCGACCGAACGAGTAACAAAACGTACGGCTTCACGACCGACAGCGTTAATATTACGGCCAGGTATATAAGGATCCAACTCGTCAACGCGGTTCTCTGGAACAACCCGGGCAACTGGTATACGCCAACCTTATGGGAGGTTAAGGTGCTCGGCAGTTAACGATAACGCAAAGAAGCGGCCATGCGGGTCTACCCCCACGGCCGCTCTCCTGTTACTGCGCATATTCCCTCAACAGCTCTTCCGTCGTCTGCTCATTCCGCTGTTTCTTTTTCATAATGCCTTTCGCTTCCCAGCAGGCGATACATTTCTCCTCCGTGTCGCATTTATGGGCGTCCTCGCAGGTATAGCAGTATTTGATCATGTTTTTCGTAATTTCGCTTTCTCTATTGTTGTCATCTATCACGGTTCTCATCTCCTTGCTTCCTACTTGATGATTTGCTTCAGCGGAGGGGTCGTTCCTTGTCCGCCCTTCTTCAGGTTGCCGATCCATTTGCGCAGCAGCGGCAGCAGGTAATAGTCGGCTCCGAATTTACCGCCGTTAACCCCTGCGATCATCACAATGCCTCCAAGAAGAATCAGCCAAGGATTCGTGCTTACGGTCCCCGCGAACAGGAACATGAAGTTCATCAGCATTCCGAAAAATGCCGCCGTTGCCGTTAAAGCGCCTAGAATAAGTCCAAGACCAACAAGCGTCTCGCCAAGCGGAATAAGAATATTGATGGCCTTCACATTAGGCAGCGCCGCATGCTCGATGAACCGGACAAAATTCGGATAGACATTGGCATTTGTCTCATGGTCAATGACGGGATTGGCAATCGCCCCTTTCAGGAAGCCTCCTGCATTAAAGCCGTCTTTCAGCTTGTGAAAACCGGCGTCCAGCCATTGCCAGCCTACATATAAACGGAGCAGAAGAACAAGTCCCGCGGCATAAACGTTCTCGCGCATAAACTTCAACATAATAATCTCTCCCTTAATGAATATATTGTGAATAAAATCACAAAGTTAACAGAAAGCATAGAAACCGGATGATCGAGCGGTTCGTATTGATTCCGGTGTTCTCACGCTATATATCGAGATTACAGCTTTTGCAGCAGGCCCGTTTTTCCGAAGAAGAGCTGGATTTCCAGGCTTGCATGATCCAAGGAATCGGAGCAGTGAATGACATTCTCGTCGATATCGGATCCGTAATCGCCCCGGATCGTACCGGGAGGCGCCTTTACGGGATTCGTCGGACCAATTAAAGATCTTGCGTTCCCGACAGCCGACTGCCCTTCCACAATCATGGCGAATACGGGACCGGACGTAACATATTGAATCAAATCCTCGAAAAACAGCTGCTCCTTCAAATGACGGTAATGCGTGCGCGCCGTTTCCTCGGATAGCTCCTTCAACTCCGCGTAAACCGGCTTCAGCCCTTTCTTCTCGAAGCGGCTTACGATCTCGCCGATCAATCCCCGCCTTACGCCGTCCGGCTTTATCATGACAAAGGCTCTTTCGTTCATGTTTATCATCTCCTTCTTGATTTCATCTTACTGCTTTACGTAAGCCGAAGAAGTGATAAAAATCACACCTTTGAAATTATTTTGGAATAATCAGGGTAACGGTTGTCCCTTCGCCGATTGCCGATTCCATCGACAAATTCCCTCCGGCCAGCTTCGCCCTCTCGACCATGCTGTATCTTCCGACCCCTTGCGTCTGCACTGCCATGTCAAAGCCAATCCCCCGGTCAAGAATCCGGGCCACTACTTGCTTCTCGTCCTCCAGGATTTCCACCTCGGCTTCGGATACGTCCGCGTACTTGGCAATATTGGTCAACGCCTCCTGGATGATCCGGTAAATAACCGTCTCTACCTGCACGTCCAGCCGCTTGCGCAGATTGCTCTTGAACGATACCTTAATGCCGTAATGGGAGGTGTAGTTTTCCAGATGCGTCCGGAGCGCTGGCACAATGCCGAGATCATCCAGCACAGACGGCCGCAGCTGCCAGGCCACGCTCCGTACCTCTTCGATAATGCCGGCCACCTGATTGCGGATGAAGGGCAACTGCTCCTCGCCATAAGCAGGAGCCGAAATGACGCGATCCAGCTGAATGAGCAGGGAAAACAAGCTTTGCCCGATACCGTCATGCAGCTCCCGGGAAAACTTGCGCCGTTCTTCTTCCTGTATGGTCATCACTTTGGATAAGGTTTCCTGAAGCTCCTCCTCCACCTTCTTCAGCCGGGTGACTTCGTTACGGATCGCCAGATACTGATACGGCTTGCCGTTCTCGCCCACAAAAGGAACGATTGTCGTATTCACCCAATAGGATGTGCCGTCCTTCGCCTTGTTCTTGATATCCCCATACCAGACTTGGCCGGAAGATATGGTTGTCCATAGCTCCTTCATAAAAGCTTTCGGATGAGTGCCCGAATTGATAATCCGGTGGTCCTGCCCTAGGAGCTCGGAGCGGTCATATTGGGATATCTCGCAGAACTTATCGTTGACATAAAGAATCTTGCCCGCGTGGTCGGTCATCGCCACAATCGAGGATGCATCAAGCGCCAGCTTCACATCCGCGAGCTGCTTGAGCGAGCTCTGCAGCTCGCTTCGGAACTGCGAATCCTCGATCCGTTCCTCCAGCTGGAGCAGCAAGGAGTCGACATGCTCGGCGAGCACCTTATTCCCCGCTCGATGATTAATCAAAGTTAAGCAGCCCCTTTTTCATGGCGTATTTGATCAGCTCCGGTCTAGATTTAAGCCCTAGCTTCTCCATCACGTTGCTCTTATGCGTCTCGACGGTTTTGACGCTGATCACCAGCATTTCGGCCATTTCCTTATTAGCATAACCTTTGGCCGTTAGCGATAGAACCTCTTTCTCGCGCTCTGACAAGGCATGAAAGAGATCTCCGCTGTCTCCCCGCTGCATCCGGTCCACGTATTCTTTCATTAACCGTTTGGTTGCCGTCGGATACAAATAAGCGTCTCCTTGGGCAATCGAGCGGATGGCCGTAAGCAGCTCCTCGTGGGGAGCGTTCTTCAGCACATACCCCGCCGCCCCTGCATGGATGGCGCGGAACAGATATTCATCGTCGTCATGCATCGTCAGAATGAGAATTGCCGTATCCGGAAGCAGCCCCTTCAGCTCGGCGGCTGCCGTAAGACCGTCCTTCCCTTGCGGCATGCTTAAATCCATTAATACAACATCGGGCTTCAGCTCTAATGCCGTCCGTATCCCTTCATCTCCGTCGGAAGCTTCCGCAATGACCTCCATATCCTCCGTTCCGCTCAAAAGCATGCGCAATCCGGAGCGAACCATCGCATGATCATCTACAATTATCATTCTTATCAT
This region of Paenibacillus sp. JDR-2 genomic DNA includes:
- a CDS encoding family 43 glycosylhydrolase; protein product: MSQIRVLSKLMVCIALLLALTVTAMPKVTNAASVAITNGPVWYDTTGGTIQAHGGSIIKVGSTYYWIGEDKLNNSANFSHVVCYSSTDLKNWAWVSYPLKTTSASELASSKIERPKVIYNSSTGKYVMWMHYENGTDYSLGRVAVASSSSVCGDYTYHGSFRPLNYESRDLTVFKDDDGTAYLVSASNKNGGANDTMAIFQLSSDYLSVASFKTWYSDNGYREAPAVVKQGGKYFLITSQASGWYPNQGGYSTATSMAGPWTAVQPLGNPSTFASQSTFVLPIQGTSTTSYLYMADRWNSSTLGDSRYIWLPLTLNGSSGTASLEWYSSWNLDASTGSVTSPSTLTNLSQGKTATASSSASGYAPGSANDGNYQTSWKASAVTWPSWWQVDLGSSKNVKEIDISWYMVKGSEGYHQYKIEYSTNGTSYTTIDRTSNKTYGFTTDSVNITARYIRIQLVNAVLWNNPGNWYTPTLWEVKVLGS
- a CDS encoding DoxX family membrane protein codes for the protein MLKFMRENVYAAGLVLLLRLYVGWQWLDAGFHKLKDGFNAGGFLKGAIANPVIDHETNANVYPNFVRFIEHAALPNVKAINILIPLGETLVGLGLILGALTATAAFFGMLMNFMFLFAGTVSTNPWLILLGGIVMIAGVNGGKFGADYYLLPLLRKWIGNLKKGGQGTTPPLKQIIK
- the ndk gene encoding nucleoside-diphosphate kinase, with amino-acid sequence MNERAFVMIKPDGVRRGLIGEIVSRFEKKGLKPVYAELKELSEETARTHYRHLKEQLFFEDLIQYVTSGPVFAMIVEGQSAVGNARSLIGPTNPVKAPPGTIRGDYGSDIDENVIHCSDSLDHASLEIQLFFGKTGLLQKL
- a CDS encoding PAS domain S-box protein; this encodes MINHRAGNKVLAEHVDSLLLQLEERIEDSQFRSELQSSLKQLADVKLALDASSIVAMTDHAGKILYVNDKFCEISQYDRSELLGQDHRIINSGTHPKAFMKELWTTISSGQVWYGDIKNKAKDGTSYWVNTTIVPFVGENGKPYQYLAIRNEVTRLKKVEEELQETLSKVMTIQEEERRKFSRELHDGIGQSLFSLLIQLDRVISAPAYGEEQLPFIRNQVAGIIEEVRSVAWQLRPSVLDDLGIVPALRTHLENYTSHYGIKVSFKSNLRKRLDVQVETVIYRIIQEALTNIAKYADVSEAEVEILEDEKQVVARILDRGIGFDMAVQTQGVGRYSMVERAKLAGGNLSMESAIGEGTTVTLIIPK
- a CDS encoding response regulator transcription factor — translated: MIRMIIVDDHAMVRSGLRMLLSGTEDMEVIAEASDGDEGIRTALELKPDVVLMDLSMPQGKDGLTAAAELKGLLPDTAILILTMHDDDEYLFRAIHAGAAGYVLKNAPHEELLTAIRSIAQGDAYLYPTATKRLMKEYVDRMQRGDSGDLFHALSEREKEVLSLTAKGYANKEMAEMLVISVKTVETHKSNVMEKLGLKSRPELIKYAMKKGLLNFD